The following is a genomic window from Amycolatopsis cihanbeyliensis.
TCCCCGGATCGTCCCTAACCCGGTTACCGCCGACGCGGTGGTCTACCGGTGGTTCCCGCGGTGGCGACTGGGGTAACACCCCGGGGGGCCGCCCCGGCTACGGCGCGGTGAGTTTTTGGCGTTGCCTGCCGAGCCCTTCGATCTCCAGCTCGACCACGTCCCCCGCTTTCAGATACGGGAACCGGCCGGACAGCGCGACGCCCTCCGGCGTGCCGGTGAGCACCAGGTCGCCCGGTTCCAGCGCCAGGTACTGGCTGAGGTGCCAGATCAGCAGCTCCACGTTGAAGATCATGTCCGAGGTGTTCGAGTCCTGCCGTGGCTCGCCGTTCACCCAGCTACGCAACCGCAACCGGCGATGGTCGAGCTCGTCCGGGGTCACCAGCCAGGGCCCGGTCGGGGTGAACCCCGGCGCGCATTTGCCCTTGCTCCACTGGCCGCCCGAGTCGACCAGCTGGTGGTCGCGCTCGGAGAAGTCATTAGCCAGGACGAACCCGGCCACGTGCTCGAGGGCGTCCTGGGGTGAGTCCAGGTAGCTCGCCCGCGTCCCGAGCACCACCCCGAGCTCGACTTCCCAGTCCATCCGACGGCTGCCAGGCGGCACAGCCACCGCGTCGGTGGGTCCACACACCGTGTTGGGCGTCTTCAGGAACATGATCGGCGACTCCGGCCGTGCCGAACCGGCCTCCGCGGCGTGTGCCGCGTAGTTCAGTCCGATACCGATCACCGCGCTTGGCCGCGCCACGGGTGGGCCGATTCTGGTCGGGGCCACCGCGAGTTCCGGGAGGTCACCCGCGGCGCGCAGCTTGCGCACAGCGTCAAGGCCACCGCCGGCGAGGAAGTCACCGTCGAGATCAC
Proteins encoded in this region:
- a CDS encoding fumarylacetoacetate hydrolase family protein, whose protein sequence is MKLARLGPRGAERPVLVDDSATYDLGSLTGDLDGDFLAGGGLDAVRKLRAAGDLPELAVAPTRIGPPVARPSAVIGIGLNYAAHAAEAGSARPESPIMFLKTPNTVCGPTDAVAVPPGSRRMDWEVELGVVLGTRASYLDSPQDALEHVAGFVLANDFSERDHQLVDSGGQWSKGKCAPGFTPTGPWLVTPDELDHRRLRLRSWVNGEPRQDSNTSDMIFNVELLIWHLSQYLALEPGDLVLTGTPEGVALSGRFPYLKAGDVVELEIEGLGRQRQKLTAP